tggtgacatattggtgttgatgaaatttgagaccaattggatAGTCAGATTGAGATAACATAGCTATACAGGTACAGAACATATGTCCATCACGCGtcatacttagatttgaaatctaactgttagatttgaagagtgtaatgaaagttTAATTgtggtaaattatggtcacaatcagatggttggatttagagaaaagcgtggtcaaagtttagttaaatttGGTCCAACCCAGTCAAAGTTAATAGATGGTTTCGAGACCATTAGACTTGGTGAAACTAGGTTCACGGGGAAGGTTTTCAGTGGATTATTGGGTATTGGAATAGTTGTTAGAAAATGTcaatgaataaataattttgaaagatgATGAACATCATGTTAACATTGACTTAGGTAAAGTTGATtcaacaaaatgataaaaaaatttattattttggctcaaatatcatttttgattttaatcaatttgaatatgtatgttgtaaatatattttcatttgatttatttagttacttttggtaaatattaaattgatgattgaattggttattagttgaatatattatgaatttataatgaatatacctttcatatatttataatgaatttattaattttgtaaatattgaCTAATGCCTTTCTTATGACACGTGATAtagaaaaaaccaaaattgattTACGATATGATTCATATTTTAATAACTATGGGTATTAGTCAGTATTTTGAGTTGAATCAGAACTTtctcgatttttgttattttatcgATTTCGAGTTTCAAATGGGTAACATTATGATTTAGGAGTATTTTGAAGCAATAAGCCCTCCCTTGtcccattttttcttttttctttttaacgcATTTGAGAGTTTTAAATTACTTTAGAGGTTTCAaggctattttggtcattatataagtttgggggtattttggtcattttgacgTGGTTAATggaattttaataatttcatatattttaaaggaatttatgtcattttaaatattttaagaggcatttggaggatttgataaaaaaaaaatcatattatatcaaaattattttggccACATATTAGTGACGACAATCTTtgtctttattaaaaaatcCCTTATAGTGACGACCTAATTCGTTACTAATATATAATCTATTTCCCTCCAATAATTCCCACCACTTTGTGAGAGTGAAAATTTTTCCGTCCATTATATTTTGGTAGATATATTTGCGACGACATGTTGTGTTGTTGCTAAAAGGTGACTATCAGAGACGACAAATTATATCGTCGCTAATTGCCTTCTAATAGCAACGACCAATGTGTCGTTGCTGATAAATAAAgcgtatatataatatatttactatatatttttggcCACATATCTATAACGAAACACAATgtcgtcactaaatatgattatTAGCGATAGTAGATGTTGTCGttaaaataaaccttatttTAGCGACATAAATGTGTCGCTACAAAATTTATTATCGTTGTTAAAATTTTCCCTCCATtttccaaaagtaaataaaattcccTCCATGGCGTTAGCGACAAATTATTAGCGATGATGTTAGTGTTGTTGCTACTATGCACTTATTAGCGATGACCATATATTATTGTCGCTAATGTGTGCCTAATAGTGACGAATTTTTGGTTGTCGCTAAAACATTGGTCGGAAAAGACCAAAATTCTTGTAGTATATAGTTGTCAAATCGTGAATCGTATCGTGaatcgatttttaatttttatgtatcgtgtatcgtaagatacacaaacatctaataaaattataaaataattatagatatacatatataaaaggtaTACTCATTATAAATTCgaaatatattcaattaaataacaatttaatcattacctgtgtaataaaatttaataaagataactaaataaatcaaattaacttatGTTTATAACATGCACATTCAAATCAATCAAActcaaaagtgataatacatgATAGATGAACCAAAATATAATATCTTTTCATCATCTTATTTAATCAACtccatctaagtcaatgttatcatcatGTTTAGCATATtgcaaattattttttcatagacattttcttcattattatcaacatttactattttttattccaataatatttttttttttggcattctagTCTTTTAgactcataataataataacaaaataaaaaataattatattttcattttattattaatagcatagaaaataaatttgcacaTATGAAAGTGAGTGTTATGAGTATAGTCAAAATTTTGTAGGAAAAAGAgaagggagagggaaaaaaaatctcacgggaattagactcaattaagtttcccaataattttgtgttaaaatagtctaacaacttgtttaaatcaaataaaaccagaaatttaacaaaaaaatctttttgaaacTCACATGTCTATGTATCGTACGATATGTATGATTCACCGATACGATATAATTCATATGATACGCACTAATGTATCAAACGATTCACAAGTACTTACAATATGTACTTACGATACGAAACTTTTTGTACACGATACGATACATATCGTATGATATTGACAACTATGATCTGCACATGTCTCACATTtatttaagaagaagaagaagataaaaatggTTTATTTGGCTTATATTTTACATGATCAACTTAAGGTGTtataaattcattcaaaagGAGGAATTTGTTTGCAGTAGTGGGTAACAACAAGCAGGTGCATTGGATAGTGAAGTTTATAGTAGGTTGAGTTGGTTCTGTCTTATATTAATTAGGGATTTTTTTATATCTAAGATAGAATTTTACGCTAGCCTAATTTTAGTGTATGTATATGAAGCTTTTTCCTTGAAACTAATTAAGACAATTTGATTTTCAttctattttgtttgatttgttgcTATAAAAGCAATGAATACTTGTGAAGCCGCTAAATTTGAGAACTCAAGACAATAAGCATTAATGTTATAAATCAACATTATATATAGATTTGAAGTCGTGGGCaatagtttttactttttattcaACAGGTATAAGTGTCTTCCCCGTGCATTTAGTTTTTTGCATGACACACCTAGCATGGACTCATGGACTTGCGAACACTCCAAACCCATTTGCAAGACTTCtcataaaagtttaaaatttattgatagTGATTTTTTGTGAGGAAACAAATGTATGGGcccctaaaaaaaacaaatgtatGGTCCAGGCCCATATATACTATAGCCCAATATCAATATTGTGAGGGAATAATTTCTCAAATCAGTGATGGCATGGGCGTTTCtgattttttgagttttatttatcCAATCCAGTTCATTCAATCTTTTTGGTCAGTTCAGTCCTCTTGGTCCAACCTAGTCTAATTTTTTGTAAAACTCGAGCCTACcgaaaccctttttttttttttttaaatgcactTGTTGACAACAAATCAGAAAAGTTTcagacctaaaaaaaaatatataaaataaaacaatttcacataaaataaaaacaaaacatttagggtacgtttggtacactgaatggaGATTACGATaagaattgtaatctttattactaggaataGAATGTGTTGTAAcgtaataactaaacatattcattagtttaGTTGTGaattataacattagaatgaaacttaacatttattttaggaaatttcttactcatacaattatatctccttaaaaattgtaatttttaaatttaagagagagatgtgttatttttttatgattttttatttttataattgttaaatgtatatgaaaagtttgtttatttgaaaatatattaagttttgaaattattgcacttactaaggaatggctaatacaacattttaaagaggaatagttattcctcattttgaagaatagctattcataagaaatgattattcattgtaataaaaatataatcaaactaaagaataactaaattatatgaataactattatattacaacGCCTATTACAATCTACTAAACATGCCCCTAGTTAATGGTCCAATGGTAAGAACTCGGGCCAACGTGACTACAGTTGTGCATTCAAATCCATCCTTACACACTAGTAAATTGCCGGTATCCTCTATACACTTTGTATTGCATGCATTCACAAGCTTTTAGCTTAGAGCTGTTAGAGCATTTGTATTcggaattttgaaatatttgtcattttacattttaaaaaactattttatctattttagcatactattttacaactcacccaACATTCTAATTCTTATTCTTCATATCAAAACCAacactattaatttttgttggatatttttataaaaaaatattatatttattttaatactcatttatATGTATCAATTATCCCTTAATATTAGATACGTTGATtgctaaaatttgaaattcaaatataattcaaatatttgaatagCTTTTGTCAATGgttttaattagaaaatttatgAATATTAACGTGATATTAATACCATAATTGCCAGCATATTTggttttattacaaatatatattttccattCTAAACGTTTTGTATTTAAACGTTCTTATTTGAATATGACATAATAACGTCATATATGGAAGATTTTTCAGCACTTAAATATACAGCTATtgctaaattattttatgttaccATAAATGCACAAATGTTTACTATTTGGTTTAATGAAAAGTGGTCAAACAGCTAACAATGTTTTGTAACATATATTCATAAACTTTTGAAAATGTATTGTAATAATGGGCCATTAAATGCATGGCATTATGATCCTTCCCTTTTGTTCTCAACATACAAACTTTGGCTAAGACAACTTTTGATATCTGgttatattatattacatatatatatatatatagagagagagagagagagggagatgggttcaagttacacctagtgtaactcttATAAACTTACACCTTTTTTACACCATAGATTTATAAGAGATCTAACGGTTAAAAAAACACTATTAAATGCTATTGCTTTCCATCTTATTACCTAATTAATATtagcattctctctctctctctctctctctttctctctctccttatatATTGCTTTCCAccatataatattttcttcaacaaaatctaacaaaaaaaaaattgaaaaataatctcaTTTTCATTGATTTCACAAAACTACCCATAACAAGAGTTAAATGACTTTCAATTTGctccttaaaataaataaataatggaactttaaaaaaaaaaacttcaaaatctgAGAACAACTATAGACACACATTTTATCTTCGTGAGAACAATTATTTAAGAGTGTCTATTTACTGTTTCTTAAGGGTACTTTTCGTTTTCAGACACATTTTATAATGAAGATCAATTCACTTCATATGAAAAGTGATGATTGATCACAGGCAAGAGCCAAGAAGTTTCTTAGAATTAGAATCCAAAGGAATACACAAAATTCGGCAAGAAGGATTAAAAATTTCTGCCTcaattaaatgaattatatatcaattttatatatttcgTTCTAGGCATAAAGCCTTGGATATGTATTTTTCTATTGAATATAATATTTGTaatggttgaatttattcattaaaataaaaattttgatggtTTTGGGTGAACTGTTGCTGTTTGAACGATAACATTTAAATTGACAGGGCGTAGATTCTTTagaaccacaaccaccacctgGATCTAATTCTTAATTTCTACTTTTGAGTTAATTTTGACTTCATTCTTATTAAATAACATGTACTCCGCAAGAAACGGTGAAGCTTATAAAGTGAGTATTGTATACAATGTACAAAAGTGCAGCATTATCTCTGATAGTAAtcactatatattttttgttcagTTCATCTTTTCGAAGACAGAATAATAGGAATATTTGACTGACTTGGAGTCTTCAATATTATAATAGTAGGTAGATCCAACGGTCAATATTATATGAGACTGAGTTTCTTGACAAGGTGGAAATGGTGAGATTAATTAAGAAACTTATCTATTCAGTGATACATAGATTTTTTGTATCAGATTCTATGTGGCGGTGGAGGTGGAACCTTATAAAAATGGAGGTGGAAGAGcaaaggaggagagagaaacgTGTAgtggatgagaaagagagagcagagagaaaaatataccTACTTTTGGTATTAGAGACAAATATGGAATGTTATAAATAAGGATAATAAATGAGATCCTTATCAGAATATCAGCATTAATGAGTGCATTTTTTTgaccgttggatctacttaaatccaatggtttaaaaaatgtgtaacacTTTAGAGTtataccaggtgtaacttgaacccatcttatatatatatatatatatatatataaatataaagaaggctattgatttatatattttaatttcaataactttatgactatttaattgatatcaaaagttttattttttggctaaggACAAGCAACATGTCtggttctatatatatatggaaagaaataaaagtttcaaaaacacacacatttttatttttgaattagaaAGCAAGCTGTagacttttcaaaaacaattttttattgtcttAAACACTTACCATCTATTGTTTCTTACTACTCACAAAAATATTCtatcttttacaaaaatttttggGAAAAGAAAGTACTATAGAGAGCTTATATCCTACAAGCAGTGTAGGCTGGCAAGGATAATCAGCAAAAGTGGCTGGGCTGTTGTATCTTGAGGACAACGTGCAGAAACTATTTGTCTAACTACATCGGATATACCATAGACGACACGATTTGTCTCAAGACAGTGACTTGGTCCACGCCTCATCTCTGTCACCTCTTTTGGTAAAATCAAATTGTGTAATTTCCAAGGAAAATTCAGATATTATCTCTCCTTTATTTccaacaatttatttattcatttttctttctcttcctcccatctctctcactctttaGTCTCTTTGTGAAGAAAATCCACAACAGAGCACAGCCACAAACACACAGCACAACAAAATCACATGCCCAAACCcgaaagaatcaaaagaaatattttacggaaacccaccaccaccaccaccaccaaataCAACAAATACCAATAAGatcagagagagaaaggagatgTTTGATGAAAAACCTAGGACCACTACCACAAACACTCACCACCATCTTCACCGTCACCAAACCATGAATGGTTGTGGTGAcggagagagaaagaaggaaagtctatgagagagagaaagagagagaataaaagtcataaataaaaaagagagaagggagaaattatataattaaaaaaaaaaaaaaacaaaacaaaacaaaaaaacacttataatgattcatatatatacaaactTACCATTCATAGTTGCTAAAACAATTTTCGTAACAGTCAACCGGGTAAACCAAGTTTTAGGTGTGTGTACATTTAAAATAGCAATTTAGGGGTGATTTTACACCCCTAATTGCTAATTCTCTTATAAGGCTATTATGGTAATGCTCCAAATAATAAAGTCACACtgttataatttaaaattacaaccttactcaatatctttttattggaggtaaattttgataaatttgtcattagattacaacttcttcttatatcttccgTACTtgtaaatttctagaaaattaaatatcaatagttatgttatcaataaattatttaaattacaaatttttgtaatttaaaattatgcataaaatataaactttaaatcatatagtaaataatatctaattgacaTAAAATTCGATAGGTATATTGAGAGTGTAATaaacatacaattcaacaattaaattttcaaaatatataataatatttatttttttgaataagttTATAAGTTAAAGTCACAACCAATAATTAATctctaatcattttttttactaaaataaataaataaagactcATTTCTTTACATTTCTTCCTCTGTcagtccctctctctctttctcgctCTCTGCAACTACCTCACTGCCTTATCTCTTTTCCGTTTCTGCCCGTACCgaacttttcaaaatttccattcacaaaaacaaaacacaaaaccatgagagaagagagagccaTATTGGTTTGCCGGAACATCCCAAACCTCAAAACCTCAGACTCCAACTGCGGTCTCATTGACACCTCCTCGGACCACCAAAAACCGCTCTGGAAGGCCACGTGTCTCACCTACACAACTAACAACAGACTTGCTGACGGTGCCACTGCCAATGGCAATCGTTGTAATTTCGCCTGCCTTTCAGTGgcagaaaagagaaaagagttcGACCCGACTCCGGCTCAGCTCCTCAAACACCCGCTGGCTTTAGCCGCTTACGTCCCCAAAGATGCCGCGCTTTTCGGCGCCGGCGCCATAGCTGGCGCAGCCGCCAAGACCTTCACGGCTCCGCTTGAACGTATCAAGCTCCTTATGCAGGTAAGGtttgtcacattttttttttattttctttgtaattcaattttgtacaaaatttgttgtacaGTAAAAGATTCTTTGTACTCTAGTTAGTTACAATTGTAGTTAAAGATATTGTAactgtagattttttttttttttaatttcctattaATGAAAAGATGGAATTACTGTTCATTTATAAGGTTTGTGCTTTGACTGTGTTGTTGTGTTCTTGCTGTATAGTTTGCTTTGAATTTCTAGGTAAGATTAAAATTTATGGGGCAAAGAGAATTATGGATTAATGGTATATATTGGTGAGTGTTGTAATTGTCCAAATGGGATTTGAATTTCTAGTTCAATTGGGGTTTTTCTTTAGTTCTTTGAAATGAATTGTGACATTGTTGCAGACACATGGCGTGCGGGTCGGGCAGCAAAGTGCTAAGAAGGCGATTGGTTTCATCGAGGTATGTTTCGTGGTTCGTAAGACTAATAATTGGCATTAGATGAAATGTAGATTTTGGCTATGATTAATCGTAGAAGAATATAGACCTAGGGTGCTATTAATGCGTTTTCGGCCTATTTATACTCATTTCATCTACCATGATGCCTGTAGGATTCATGGGACACAATGGCATAACTATTTTCTGTGCTGGTTTTGTTTCCACGGGTTGGCTTGCAATGTTATTTAAGGATAGATGTATATTTTgatgttgctaaatatttttctGATTATAGTGAAAATTAATAATCTTAAGCGTCAGCTTTTAAACTCTATCAGAACATGAGAGGGACTAGATTTGTGCTAGAAAGCTTTCAaccaacataaaaaatgaaaaagaagaagcaaaatttGCATGAATGATGAACTGTATAAATATTTGGTAAATGCTAGTATGTGCTGAAGAAATATCTGCACTCTACAGATGGTTGAATGGAGAAACTAAGTTTCCATGGCCAACCCCATGTACGTAGGTGGGATATAGGAGATTGCTGTTTCTGTTCTTGTTTCTTGCTATATGTTTTTGTTCTAACAATATGAGCATAGTAGAATTCACGAGACTTGTTGGATCTGCTAGCCATTTGCTAAATACTCAATACACAATGGATCCttcgtttctctctctcatattattCCCTTAAACAAGAGAGAGATTGTTATGAGGGAGAAATGTCATATTATTATGCATAGGACATGGGAGCTTTTGTGATGACAGTAGCAACTATGAAagagaaaattaattataattgaaaGCGTGAAAGAACACTATGTGACTAATAAATTGGTTCAGTTATGAATCTGTTACCTTCTATTCTTTTAGTTGTATCATATCGATcctatcaacaacaaaaaatttgtatcaCATCAATGACGGTGTCTACATGGACATAAAGTGCAGGCCATAACATTAATTGGGAAGGAAGAAGGGATCAGAGGATACTGGAAAGGCAACCTCCCTCAGGTTTAATAGTGTGTTCATTCAgtagtttagatttttttattcctcAAGCTATTTCGACAAGACTTTGTTGAGCTACATTTCGTTTAgaacttcttttaaaattttcaggtGATACGGGTCATACCTTACAGTGCTGTCCAGCTTTTTGCTTACGAAACTTACAAGGTTAATCAAAAACTATCTTGAAGCAAATCTTAACacaatattttacatatttccTGAACTAAATGTTCTACATTTGAACTTGCAGAAACTTTTTAGGGGAGTGGATGGTGAGCTCTCTGTTATTGGAAGACTTGCAGCAGGTGCTTGTGCTGGCATGACATCCACTTTTGTAAGTAATGCAGTAGTTTTAACAGATTGTTACCTGTTGGCGTTCAATTGGGTTGTAGGAAGTGTATTGTTTTTGTGCTCTTGAGATTTAGTAAATCCTTGTTCTTTCACTCTGCTTCATGGCCATTTATCTCTATTTTCtaatttccttctctcttttttttttccctcctttctACACATTCTATAACTCTATATATGCATTTCAAGGCCTCTTGTCTCTATGTAGATAACATACCCTTTAGATGTCTTGAGGCTACGCATGGCAGTTGAACCAGGGTATCGAGCCATGTCTGAGGTACAATTGGCCTTCTTGTCCTATGTATGACAAGATGACATTTTAATTTGAAGTTGAATATCAAATGTGTTGTTTGCAGGTTGCACTAACCATGCTGAGAGAGGAAGGATTTGCCTCATTTTACTATGGTCTTGGACCTTCCCTTCTTGGAATAGCTCCTTATATTGCTGTGAACTTTTGCATTTTTGACTTGTGAGTCCACTAATGTTGTATATTGAGAGAGCATGTTGAAGGAGAATACAGTGGAATGTTGTATGTTAAACATTGATATCTTGTGTGGATACTAGGGTGAAGAAGTCTTTGCCAGAAAAATATCAAAAGAGGACCGAAGCATCTCTACTAACTGCTGTGATGTCAGCGTCTCTTGCCACACTCACGTGCTATCCCTTGGACACTGTGAGAAGACAGATGCAAATGAAGGGTTCACCATACAATACTGTTCTGGATGCCTTTCCAGGTAAGTTGTTATCACTATGCTCACCAACAAAAGAATGATATGACCTGATATGTATCAGCATTAGACATCAATAGGTGTGATACACAGGAAGCTCTAAAGAAGTGGTATATGTGATcggttttttttgttatttgtataattattaattgttcTTTTTTACTTGTTGCAAgagatataaacttttttattagtgtagataatttattttatgtttgaatttacCATCCACACTTTTTCTAGGGAAGGGTACGAGATACTTCTGTCATAAATCCAGAAAGACTTAATATTACCCCCCTTTCTTAGGAGAAAATGGCCAATCTGAGAGATAGATAGAGATTTATGTTGCACCTATCTTGTGTTAGAATTTAAAGGTTTAATTCAGTTGTTGATATTTGCAAAgcctacaatgatttctcaaaCATGAAGT
The DNA window shown above is from Quercus lobata isolate SW786 chromosome 7, ValleyOak3.0 Primary Assembly, whole genome shotgun sequence and carries:
- the LOC115952611 gene encoding thylakoid ADP,ATP carrier protein, chloroplastic-like isoform X2 yields the protein MREERAILVCRNIPNLKTSDSNCGLIDTSSDHQKPLWKATCLTYTTNNRLADGATANGNRCNFACLSVAEKRKEFDPTPAQLLKHPLALAAYVPKDAALFGAGAIAGAAAKTFTAPLERIKLLMQTHGVRVGQQSAKKAIGFIEAITLIGKEEGIRGYWKGNLPQVIRVIPYSAVQLFAYETYKKLFRGVDGELSVIGRLAAGACAGMTSTFITYPLDVLRLRMAVEPGYRAMSEVALTMLREEGFASFYYGLGPSLLGIAPYIAVNFCIFDLVKKSLPEKYQKRTEASLLTAVMSASLATLTCYPLDTVRRQMQMKGSPYNTVLDAFPALGLLPLTLLNV
- the LOC115952611 gene encoding probable envelope ADP,ATP carrier protein, chloroplastic isoform X1 → MREERAILVCRNIPNLKTSDSNCGLIDTSSDHQKPLWKATCLTYTTNNRLADGATANGNRCNFACLSVAEKRKEFDPTPAQLLKHPLALAAYVPKDAALFGAGAIAGAAAKTFTAPLERIKLLMQTHGVRVGQQSAKKAIGFIEAITLIGKEEGIRGYWKGNLPQVIRVIPYSAVQLFAYETYKKLFRGVDGELSVIGRLAAGACAGMTSTFITYPLDVLRLRMAVEPGYRAMSEVALTMLREEGFASFYYGLGPSLLGIAPYIAVNFCIFDLVKKSLPEKYQKRTEASLLTAVMSASLATLTCYPLDTVRRQMQMKGSPYNTVLDAFPGIVARDGIIGLYRGFLPNALKTLPSSSIRLTTFDIVKRLIAASEKEFQRIVEENHRKHSENGSN